Proteins found in one Hirundo rustica isolate bHirRus1 chromosome Z, bHirRus1.pri.v3, whole genome shotgun sequence genomic segment:
- the GRAMD2B gene encoding GRAM domain-containing protein 2B isoform X5: protein MLKKGSSLEDSVFHFESQNSFRKSSNDTPASPTESVGSVFISSDGENGTDEKRKAGKSPTLSLQTPTNEMECFDDRKKVDVARTKSSTDSPVLTIKSDSKIERKKRASNQLKANTHFHKLFLDVPIDEPLKQSFTCALQKEILYQGKLFLSENWICFHSKVFGKDTKISIPVLSVTLLKKTKTALLVPNALIIATVTDRYMFVSLLSRDTTYKLLKSICRHLDDTSMGNSPNPSSAESSFRADRPRTLPLDFNEDYSDLDGIVQQRRQEMEESSSTGSQTPELECFQDYHVVEAETHLKVSKPEAKSVRSDAHSKRGPDGKAQNGHSEAFRFLHKVKSQKLLSLNHVLVFYAILVCVLILSTFYMRYKISVLEERLMSMTAFDSHIKERQVNQDLGSHLQINADALCDELTANLRKLEKIQNNLQKLLEDGE, encoded by the exons TTCAGATGGAGAAAATGGAactgatgaaaaaagaaaggctGGGAAATCACCCACTTTGTCACTGCAGACCCCTACCAATGAAATGGAGTGTTTTGATGACCGGAAAAAAGTTGATGTTGCTAG GACCAAGAGTAGCACAGATAGTCCAGTCCTTACAATCAAGAGTGACTCCAagattgaaaggaaaaaacgTGCCTCAAATCAG ctgaaggCAAACACACACTTTCATAAGCTGTTTCTAGATGTTCCCATTGATGAGCCACTGAAACAAA GCTTTAcctgtgctctgcagaaagAAATTCTGTACCAAGGAAAGTTATTCCTTTCTGAAAACTGGATTTGCTTCCATTCTAAGGTTTTTGGTAAGGACACCAAG ATTAGTATACCTGTGCTGTCTGTGACACttctgaagaaaaccaaaactgcCCTTCTTGTGCCAAATGCTCTGATCATAGCAACAGTGACAGATAGG tacATGTTTGTCTCACTACTCTCCAGAGATACCACCTACAAGCTATTAAAATCTATCTGTAGACATCTTGAT gataCAAGCATGGGCAACAGTCCAAATCCCTCttctgcagaaagcagtttCAGGGCTGATCGCCCTAGAACTCTGCCCCTG GATTTTAACGAAGATTATTCTGATCTGGATGGAATAGTGCAGCAGCGAAGACAAGAGATGGAAGAgtccagcagcactggctcaCAGACACCAGAGCTGGAATGCTTCCAGG ATTATCACGTTGTTGAAGCAGAGACTCACTTGAAAGTTTCCAAGCCTGAGGCCAAGTCTGTTCGTTCAGATGCACATAGTAAACGTGGGCCTGATGGAAAAGCCCAAAATG GTCATTCTGAGGCCTTTAGGTTCCTCCACAAAGTGAAGTCCCAGAAGCTCTTGTCTCTGAACCATGTACTTGTATTTTATGCAATTCT tgtttgtgttttaataCTTTCTACCTTCTACATGAGATATAAAATCAGTGTCCTGGAGGAACGCCTTATGTCCATGACAGCCTTTGATTCACATATTAAGGA ACGTCAAGTGAACCAAGATTTGGGATCTCACCTGCAAATTAATGCTGATGCCCTTTGTGATGAGTTAACTGCTAACCTCAGAAAATTGGAAAAG ATACAGAACAACTTACAAAAGCTACTTGAAGATGGTGAATGA
- the GRAMD2B gene encoding GRAM domain-containing protein 2B isoform X2: MVLMTEPRCDADEPRAARAAGRRENRGAPRLSDGENGTDEKRKAGKSPTLSLQTPTNEMECFDDRKKVDVARTKSSTDSPVLTIKSDSKIERKKRASNQLKANTHFHKLFLDVPIDEPLKQSFTCALQKEILYQGKLFLSENWICFHSKVFGKDTKISIPVLSVTLLKKTKTALLVPNALIIATVTDRYMFVSLLSRDTTYKLLKSICRHLDDTSMGNSPNPSSAESSFRADRPRTLPLDFNEDYSDLDGIVQQRRQEMEESSSTGSQTPELECFQDYHVVEAETHLKVSKPEAKSVRSDAHSKRGPDGKAQNGHSEAFRFLHKVKSQKLLSLNHVLVFYAILVCVLILSTFYMRYKISVLEERLMSMTAFDSHIKERQVNQDLGSHLQINADALCDELTANLRKLEKNNLQKLLEDGE; the protein is encoded by the exons TTCAGATGGAGAAAATGGAactgatgaaaaaagaaaggctGGGAAATCACCCACTTTGTCACTGCAGACCCCTACCAATGAAATGGAGTGTTTTGATGACCGGAAAAAAGTTGATGTTGCTAG GACCAAGAGTAGCACAGATAGTCCAGTCCTTACAATCAAGAGTGACTCCAagattgaaaggaaaaaacgTGCCTCAAATCAG ctgaaggCAAACACACACTTTCATAAGCTGTTTCTAGATGTTCCCATTGATGAGCCACTGAAACAAA GCTTTAcctgtgctctgcagaaagAAATTCTGTACCAAGGAAAGTTATTCCTTTCTGAAAACTGGATTTGCTTCCATTCTAAGGTTTTTGGTAAGGACACCAAG ATTAGTATACCTGTGCTGTCTGTGACACttctgaagaaaaccaaaactgcCCTTCTTGTGCCAAATGCTCTGATCATAGCAACAGTGACAGATAGG tacATGTTTGTCTCACTACTCTCCAGAGATACCACCTACAAGCTATTAAAATCTATCTGTAGACATCTTGAT gataCAAGCATGGGCAACAGTCCAAATCCCTCttctgcagaaagcagtttCAGGGCTGATCGCCCTAGAACTCTGCCCCTG GATTTTAACGAAGATTATTCTGATCTGGATGGAATAGTGCAGCAGCGAAGACAAGAGATGGAAGAgtccagcagcactggctcaCAGACACCAGAGCTGGAATGCTTCCAGG ATTATCACGTTGTTGAAGCAGAGACTCACTTGAAAGTTTCCAAGCCTGAGGCCAAGTCTGTTCGTTCAGATGCACATAGTAAACGTGGGCCTGATGGAAAAGCCCAAAATG GTCATTCTGAGGCCTTTAGGTTCCTCCACAAAGTGAAGTCCCAGAAGCTCTTGTCTCTGAACCATGTACTTGTATTTTATGCAATTCT tgtttgtgttttaataCTTTCTACCTTCTACATGAGATATAAAATCAGTGTCCTGGAGGAACGCCTTATGTCCATGACAGCCTTTGATTCACATATTAAGGA ACGTCAAGTGAACCAAGATTTGGGATCTCACCTGCAAATTAATGCTGATGCCCTTTGTGATGAGTTAACTGCTAACCTCAGAAAATTGGAAAAG AACAACTTACAAAAGCTACTTGAAGATGGTGAATGA
- the GRAMD2B gene encoding GRAM domain-containing protein 2B isoform X1, translated as MVLMTEPRCDADEPRAARAAGRRENRGAPRLSDGENGTDEKRKAGKSPTLSLQTPTNEMECFDDRKKVDVARTKSSTDSPVLTIKSDSKIERKKRASNQLKANTHFHKLFLDVPIDEPLKQSFTCALQKEILYQGKLFLSENWICFHSKVFGKDTKISIPVLSVTLLKKTKTALLVPNALIIATVTDRYMFVSLLSRDTTYKLLKSICRHLDDTSMGNSPNPSSAESSFRADRPRTLPLDFNEDYSDLDGIVQQRRQEMEESSSTGSQTPELECFQDYHVVEAETHLKVSKPEAKSVRSDAHSKRGPDGKAQNGHSEAFRFLHKVKSQKLLSLNHVLVFYAILVCVLILSTFYMRYKISVLEERLMSMTAFDSHIKERQVNQDLGSHLQINADALCDELTANLRKLEKIQNNLQKLLEDGE; from the exons TTCAGATGGAGAAAATGGAactgatgaaaaaagaaaggctGGGAAATCACCCACTTTGTCACTGCAGACCCCTACCAATGAAATGGAGTGTTTTGATGACCGGAAAAAAGTTGATGTTGCTAG GACCAAGAGTAGCACAGATAGTCCAGTCCTTACAATCAAGAGTGACTCCAagattgaaaggaaaaaacgTGCCTCAAATCAG ctgaaggCAAACACACACTTTCATAAGCTGTTTCTAGATGTTCCCATTGATGAGCCACTGAAACAAA GCTTTAcctgtgctctgcagaaagAAATTCTGTACCAAGGAAAGTTATTCCTTTCTGAAAACTGGATTTGCTTCCATTCTAAGGTTTTTGGTAAGGACACCAAG ATTAGTATACCTGTGCTGTCTGTGACACttctgaagaaaaccaaaactgcCCTTCTTGTGCCAAATGCTCTGATCATAGCAACAGTGACAGATAGG tacATGTTTGTCTCACTACTCTCCAGAGATACCACCTACAAGCTATTAAAATCTATCTGTAGACATCTTGAT gataCAAGCATGGGCAACAGTCCAAATCCCTCttctgcagaaagcagtttCAGGGCTGATCGCCCTAGAACTCTGCCCCTG GATTTTAACGAAGATTATTCTGATCTGGATGGAATAGTGCAGCAGCGAAGACAAGAGATGGAAGAgtccagcagcactggctcaCAGACACCAGAGCTGGAATGCTTCCAGG ATTATCACGTTGTTGAAGCAGAGACTCACTTGAAAGTTTCCAAGCCTGAGGCCAAGTCTGTTCGTTCAGATGCACATAGTAAACGTGGGCCTGATGGAAAAGCCCAAAATG GTCATTCTGAGGCCTTTAGGTTCCTCCACAAAGTGAAGTCCCAGAAGCTCTTGTCTCTGAACCATGTACTTGTATTTTATGCAATTCT tgtttgtgttttaataCTTTCTACCTTCTACATGAGATATAAAATCAGTGTCCTGGAGGAACGCCTTATGTCCATGACAGCCTTTGATTCACATATTAAGGA ACGTCAAGTGAACCAAGATTTGGGATCTCACCTGCAAATTAATGCTGATGCCCTTTGTGATGAGTTAACTGCTAACCTCAGAAAATTGGAAAAG ATACAGAACAACTTACAAAAGCTACTTGAAGATGGTGAATGA
- the GRAMD2B gene encoding GRAM domain-containing protein 2B isoform X3, translated as MPVNLMKLFSSDGENGTDEKRKAGKSPTLSLQTPTNEMECFDDRKKVDVARTKSSTDSPVLTIKSDSKIERKKRASNQLKANTHFHKLFLDVPIDEPLKQSFTCALQKEILYQGKLFLSENWICFHSKVFGKDTKISIPVLSVTLLKKTKTALLVPNALIIATVTDRYMFVSLLSRDTTYKLLKSICRHLDDTSMGNSPNPSSAESSFRADRPRTLPLDFNEDYSDLDGIVQQRRQEMEESSSTGSQTPELECFQDYHVVEAETHLKVSKPEAKSVRSDAHSKRGPDGKAQNGHSEAFRFLHKVKSQKLLSLNHVLVFYAILVCVLILSTFYMRYKISVLEERLMSMTAFDSHIKERQVNQDLGSHLQINADALCDELTANLRKLEKIQNNLQKLLEDGE; from the exons TTCAGATGGAGAAAATGGAactgatgaaaaaagaaaggctGGGAAATCACCCACTTTGTCACTGCAGACCCCTACCAATGAAATGGAGTGTTTTGATGACCGGAAAAAAGTTGATGTTGCTAG GACCAAGAGTAGCACAGATAGTCCAGTCCTTACAATCAAGAGTGACTCCAagattgaaaggaaaaaacgTGCCTCAAATCAG ctgaaggCAAACACACACTTTCATAAGCTGTTTCTAGATGTTCCCATTGATGAGCCACTGAAACAAA GCTTTAcctgtgctctgcagaaagAAATTCTGTACCAAGGAAAGTTATTCCTTTCTGAAAACTGGATTTGCTTCCATTCTAAGGTTTTTGGTAAGGACACCAAG ATTAGTATACCTGTGCTGTCTGTGACACttctgaagaaaaccaaaactgcCCTTCTTGTGCCAAATGCTCTGATCATAGCAACAGTGACAGATAGG tacATGTTTGTCTCACTACTCTCCAGAGATACCACCTACAAGCTATTAAAATCTATCTGTAGACATCTTGAT gataCAAGCATGGGCAACAGTCCAAATCCCTCttctgcagaaagcagtttCAGGGCTGATCGCCCTAGAACTCTGCCCCTG GATTTTAACGAAGATTATTCTGATCTGGATGGAATAGTGCAGCAGCGAAGACAAGAGATGGAAGAgtccagcagcactggctcaCAGACACCAGAGCTGGAATGCTTCCAGG ATTATCACGTTGTTGAAGCAGAGACTCACTTGAAAGTTTCCAAGCCTGAGGCCAAGTCTGTTCGTTCAGATGCACATAGTAAACGTGGGCCTGATGGAAAAGCCCAAAATG GTCATTCTGAGGCCTTTAGGTTCCTCCACAAAGTGAAGTCCCAGAAGCTCTTGTCTCTGAACCATGTACTTGTATTTTATGCAATTCT tgtttgtgttttaataCTTTCTACCTTCTACATGAGATATAAAATCAGTGTCCTGGAGGAACGCCTTATGTCCATGACAGCCTTTGATTCACATATTAAGGA ACGTCAAGTGAACCAAGATTTGGGATCTCACCTGCAAATTAATGCTGATGCCCTTTGTGATGAGTTAACTGCTAACCTCAGAAAATTGGAAAAG ATACAGAACAACTTACAAAAGCTACTTGAAGATGGTGAATGA
- the GRAMD2B gene encoding GRAM domain-containing protein 2B isoform X4 codes for MECFDDRKKVDVARTKSSTDSPVLTIKSDSKIERKKRASNQLKANTHFHKLFLDVPIDEPLKQSFTCALQKEILYQGKLFLSENWICFHSKVFGKDTKISIPVLSVTLLKKTKTALLVPNALIIATVTDRYMFVSLLSRDTTYKLLKSICRHLDDTSMGNSPNPSSAESSFRADRPRTLPLDFNEDYSDLDGIVQQRRQEMEESSSTGSQTPELECFQDYHVVEAETHLKVSKPEAKSVRSDAHSKRGPDGKAQNGHSEAFRFLHKVKSQKLLSLNHVLVFYAILVCVLILSTFYMRYKISVLEERLMSMTAFDSHIKERQVNQDLGSHLQINADALCDELTANLRKLEKIQNNLQKLLEDGE; via the exons ATGGAGTGTTTTGATGACCGGAAAAAAGTTGATGTTGCTAG GACCAAGAGTAGCACAGATAGTCCAGTCCTTACAATCAAGAGTGACTCCAagattgaaaggaaaaaacgTGCCTCAAATCAG ctgaaggCAAACACACACTTTCATAAGCTGTTTCTAGATGTTCCCATTGATGAGCCACTGAAACAAA GCTTTAcctgtgctctgcagaaagAAATTCTGTACCAAGGAAAGTTATTCCTTTCTGAAAACTGGATTTGCTTCCATTCTAAGGTTTTTGGTAAGGACACCAAG ATTAGTATACCTGTGCTGTCTGTGACACttctgaagaaaaccaaaactgcCCTTCTTGTGCCAAATGCTCTGATCATAGCAACAGTGACAGATAGG tacATGTTTGTCTCACTACTCTCCAGAGATACCACCTACAAGCTATTAAAATCTATCTGTAGACATCTTGAT gataCAAGCATGGGCAACAGTCCAAATCCCTCttctgcagaaagcagtttCAGGGCTGATCGCCCTAGAACTCTGCCCCTG GATTTTAACGAAGATTATTCTGATCTGGATGGAATAGTGCAGCAGCGAAGACAAGAGATGGAAGAgtccagcagcactggctcaCAGACACCAGAGCTGGAATGCTTCCAGG ATTATCACGTTGTTGAAGCAGAGACTCACTTGAAAGTTTCCAAGCCTGAGGCCAAGTCTGTTCGTTCAGATGCACATAGTAAACGTGGGCCTGATGGAAAAGCCCAAAATG GTCATTCTGAGGCCTTTAGGTTCCTCCACAAAGTGAAGTCCCAGAAGCTCTTGTCTCTGAACCATGTACTTGTATTTTATGCAATTCT tgtttgtgttttaataCTTTCTACCTTCTACATGAGATATAAAATCAGTGTCCTGGAGGAACGCCTTATGTCCATGACAGCCTTTGATTCACATATTAAGGA ACGTCAAGTGAACCAAGATTTGGGATCTCACCTGCAAATTAATGCTGATGCCCTTTGTGATGAGTTAACTGCTAACCTCAGAAAATTGGAAAAG ATACAGAACAACTTACAAAAGCTACTTGAAGATGGTGAATGA